Proteins from one Sabethes cyaneus chromosome 2, idSabCyanKW18_F2, whole genome shotgun sequence genomic window:
- the LOC128734305 gene encoding multivesicular body subunit 12B, with protein MLKTKTQHQKNILNTIICVLPDNRPITSLQLVEDYEKCPKNFQVINKTYDQDQDADLWRENILFGKKTARYLCQSKTEGLPDYILETLKVIGDKEALPEGFSQLTRTADTEQRAWRKKQIVYRLAKKGVAKQAITDIILCSRLRQAPEGFTLAGDINGILICYKTTLIAHRAPPSVPSRQSISDLEKTIEDLKIQASQENSFYPVPSEILDHDYEQLLPSYQLSPKRPAPKPPAYSTGTLNVHAEMEEVPFVLNPALCRYSTEIPPLHVVSDAKLEYDFHLERQILCTTKTTNAHNTNPFFH; from the exons AtgttaaaaacaaaaacgcagcatcaaaaaaatattctcaATACGATAATCTGCGTTTTGCCTGATAACAGACCGATTACTTCGCTACAGTTGGTGGAAGATTATGAAAAGTGTCCTAAAAACTTTCAAGTAATAAACAAAACTTACGACCAAGATCAAGATGCTGACCTGTGGCGAGAGAATATTCTGTTTGGCAAGAAAACTGCTCGGTACCTCTGCCAATCGAAAACAGAAGGACTGCCGGATTATATACTGGAAACGCTAAAGGTGATTGGTGACAAAGAAGCCTTACCCGAAGGATTCTCTCAGCTTACGCGGACGGCCGACACCGAGCAGAGAGCGTGGCGCAAAAAGCAGATTGTCTATCGGCTGGCGAAGAAAGGTGTTGCCAAGCAGGCCATCACAGATATTATACTGTGCTCTAGACTACGACAAGCCCCTGAAGGCTTCACACTAGCGGG CGACATCAATGGCATATTAATTTGCTACAAGACAACATTGATTGCCCACCGAGCACCGCCGAGTGTGCCTTCCAGACAAAGTATTTCGGATCTCGAAAAAACAATAGAAGATTTGAAAATCCAAGCCAGCCAAGAGAATTCTTTTTATCCG GTTCCATCTGAAATTCTCGATCATGATTATGAACAACTACTGCCATCATATCAGTTGTCTCCGAAACGGCCTGCTCCAAAGCCGCCAGCTTATTCTACGGGGACGTTAAATGTTCACGCTGAAATGGAAGAAGTGCCGTTTGTACTAAATCCTGCTCTGTGCAGGTATTCTACCGAG ATTCCTCCCTTGCATGTAGTCAGTGACGCTAAACTAGAATACGATTTCCATCTGGAGCGGCAAATACTCTGCACAACCAAGACAACGAACGCTCATAATACTAACCCGTTCTTCCACTAG